A DNA window from Candidatus Dormiibacterota bacterium contains the following coding sequences:
- a CDS encoding SRPBCC family protein yields MANNERSVETKASPQTAWKLWSDTSTWPEWNPDVQSITLNGLFAAGTTGTMKTKQGTRAIQLTEVVPGQSFRLETTVIPLTRFAFVCKVSPGSAGKTTLSQTIQVGGPLGGLVGGMMGKQIADTFPALLQGLARKAEATEGRG; encoded by the coding sequence ATGGCAAACAACGAGCGGTCGGTGGAGACGAAGGCGAGCCCTCAGACGGCGTGGAAGCTCTGGTCCGATACCAGCACGTGGCCCGAGTGGAATCCGGACGTGCAGTCGATCACGCTCAATGGGCTGTTTGCGGCGGGCACCACCGGGACGATGAAGACCAAACAGGGAACGCGCGCCATCCAGTTGACCGAGGTCGTACCCGGGCAGTCCTTCCGGTTGGAGACAACCGTGATTCCGCTGACCCGGTTCGCGTTTGTCTGTAAGGTTTCGCCTGGCTCCGCGGGCAAGACAACGCTCAGCCAGACTATCCAGGTTGGGGGGCCGCTCGGCGGACTGGTCGGCGGGATGATGGGCAAACAGATTGCGGATACGTTCCCGGCCCTGCTGCAGGGCCTGGCCCGCAAGGCGGAGGCGACCGAAGGCCGAGGCTAG
- a CDS encoding OsmC family protein, translating to MSADDLVINRVVSSSSATPGRAINQVRNHQLVIDEPTHLGGPGEQITPAEAFLAGVSACGVLLVQGRAGDTGVRLDQVEATIEGVRHRSDTSVFQRIEIRFRLSGPSQAEAVDLVEHYKRR from the coding sequence ATGTCCGCTGACGACCTGGTGATCAACCGCGTCGTCTCCTCCAGCAGCGCGACACCGGGGCGCGCCATCAACCAGGTGCGCAACCACCAGCTTGTCATTGACGAACCAACTCACCTGGGTGGGCCGGGGGAACAGATCACTCCGGCGGAAGCGTTCCTGGCCGGCGTCTCCGCGTGCGGGGTGCTGCTGGTGCAGGGGCGGGCCGGGGACACCGGGGTGCGCCTGGACCAGGTCGAGGCCACCATCGAAGGGGTCCGGCATCGGTCGGACACGTCGGTCTTCCAGCGGATCGAGATTCGGTTCCGCCTGTCTGGTCCAAGCCAGGCAGAGGCGGTCGACCTCGTGGAGCACTACAAGCGCCGTTGA
- a CDS encoding VOC family protein, whose product MAARLIEVELRVRDLERSVRFYRDLLGLPLGQPEVHADGGLRHAHASRGSWSNGAEDFLLFNIYPAETGEESRTNVGFAVEDLDGLHATLKRAGVDVVHPPEAKPWGRTAVYTDPDGNTISVTQLPSEGS is encoded by the coding sequence ATGGCTGCTCGCCTGATCGAGGTGGAGCTGAGGGTACGCGACCTTGAGCGGTCTGTTCGCTTCTACCGGGACCTTCTTGGATTGCCGCTTGGACAGCCCGAGGTCCACGCAGACGGCGGCCTTCGCCATGCGCATGCCTCGCGGGGATCGTGGTCCAATGGGGCGGAGGATTTCCTGTTGTTCAACATCTATCCCGCCGAGACCGGGGAGGAATCTCGCACCAATGTCGGCTTTGCCGTCGAAGACTTGGACGGCCTGCATGCCACGCTCAAGCGCGCCGGTGTCGATGTGGTTCACCCGCCCGAGGCGAAGCCCTGGGGAAGAACTGCGGTCTACACAGATCCGGACGGAAATACGATCTCCGTGACGCAGCTGCCTAGCGAAGGCTCCTAA
- a CDS encoding pyridoxamine 5'-phosphate oxidase family protein, producing the protein MASWAEFASAEPALASRVQERFALRKHKTLATLRKDGSPRISGIEVEFANGELFLGMMPDSVKLRDLERDPRIALHSPTDDPPERNPQGWPGEAKLAGQALEVEFQNSSVVGGRRFRIDITEAVLTHLNEAGDRLVVESWRPGKGSKRLERL; encoded by the coding sequence ATGGCGAGCTGGGCTGAGTTTGCCTCCGCCGAGCCGGCTCTCGCGAGCCGGGTCCAGGAACGGTTCGCGCTCCGGAAGCACAAGACGCTGGCGACGCTGCGAAAGGATGGCTCGCCCCGCATCAGCGGCATCGAGGTGGAGTTCGCAAATGGCGAGCTCTTCCTCGGGATGATGCCGGACTCGGTCAAGCTTCGCGACCTGGAGCGCGATCCGCGGATCGCGCTCCACAGTCCGACGGATGATCCGCCCGAACGCAACCCACAGGGGTGGCCCGGCGAGGCGAAGCTCGCCGGACAAGCGCTCGAGGTCGAATTCCAGAACTCTTCCGTCGTGGGCGGCCGTCGATTCAGGATTGACATCACCGAGGCCGTTCTCACCCACCTGAACGAGGCGGGCGACCGGTTGGTGGTCGAATCCTGGCGACCGGGAAAGGGATCTAAGCGACTCGAGCGGCTTTAG
- a CDS encoding ester cyclase: MSAEQNKINSRRFLEDAANRGSVDLLDELADPNCVVHQADGVGGNDIRGREAFKQFLKMYYAAFPDLHFTVEDQVAEGDKVVTRWSSEGTHKGELMGIAPTGKHVASVTGITIDRYSGGKFVEGWGNWDTLGLMQKLGVIPALAQPAATGR; encoded by the coding sequence ATGTCAGCAGAACAGAATAAGATCAACTCGCGCCGTTTCTTAGAGGACGCAGCCAACAGGGGGAGCGTCGACCTGCTTGACGAGCTTGCCGACCCGAACTGCGTGGTCCACCAGGCGGACGGGGTGGGTGGGAATGATATAAGGGGTCGCGAGGCATTCAAGCAGTTCCTCAAGATGTACTACGCCGCCTTCCCCGATCTCCATTTCACCGTTGAAGATCAGGTCGCCGAGGGCGACAAGGTGGTAACTCGTTGGTCAAGTGAGGGCACCCATAAGGGCGAGCTGATGGGAATTGCGCCGACCGGAAAACATGTGGCGAGTGTGACTGGGATCACCATTGACCGCTACTCAGGCGGAAAGTTTGTGGAGGGTTGGGGGAACTGGGATACGCTCGGCTTGATGCAAAAGCTGGGTGTTATCCCCGCGCTCGCACAACCTGCCGCGACAGGCCGCTAA
- a CDS encoding cytosine permease, giving the protein MAESARYGDRVTIPEPYSIEHIPFAERHGHSRQLLWLWLAANLTIADYAIGFVPFSLGLSVGPALLALALGNILGGLVLAWSAAMGPAAGYPQMFIGRRAFGHIGGYIPAALNWLSTAGWFTVNTILGSFAIQLVLPGLPFWLAAAILVVVQTLLVIYGHNVIQEFERYMVLILGLLFAIATVIALTHGSAIGAWHPKPFGGTLTSFAIVLAVSFSYIMSWSPYASDYSRYLPEITSRSYIAIYVFIGAVVASFLTEVVGLLVAIVAPAGATPIAALKTVMGGFGAFAVAAVILGATTANVLNLYSNTMSAKVLDIRLPRWQLAIVGGVLGFVLALIGYQNFTQNYQNFLIVLDYWIMPWLAVVLLDFYVFRHREPMGFSEAVPVNWNGVIAWFIGLGVSLLFISEQFQVFGLKAHGPFATWFGDADFGYFIGFVVAGVVYVLLNRGATRSAKQ; this is encoded by the coding sequence TTGGCTGAGTCCGCTCGATACGGGGATCGTGTCACGATCCCCGAACCCTATTCCATCGAACACATCCCGTTTGCGGAGCGGCACGGCCATAGCCGCCAGTTGCTCTGGCTCTGGCTGGCGGCCAACCTCACGATCGCCGACTATGCGATTGGCTTCGTCCCCTTTTCCCTGGGGCTGTCGGTGGGCCCGGCGCTCCTGGCCCTTGCGCTGGGCAACATCCTGGGCGGGCTCGTCCTCGCCTGGTCCGCCGCGATGGGACCGGCCGCCGGCTACCCGCAAATGTTCATCGGCCGCCGCGCCTTCGGCCACATCGGTGGCTACATCCCCGCCGCCCTCAATTGGTTGAGCACCGCAGGCTGGTTCACCGTCAATACCATCCTCGGATCGTTCGCCATCCAGTTGGTACTGCCCGGACTCCCGTTTTGGCTGGCGGCCGCGATCCTGGTCGTGGTGCAGACCCTGCTCGTGATCTACGGCCACAACGTGATCCAGGAATTCGAGCGCTACATGGTCCTGATCCTCGGTTTGCTGTTTGCCATCGCGACCGTAATTGCCCTCACCCACGGCTCCGCGATCGGCGCCTGGCACCCGAAGCCGTTTGGCGGCACGCTGACCTCGTTCGCTATCGTGCTCGCCGTCTCCTTCTCCTACATCATGAGCTGGTCGCCCTACGCCTCCGACTATTCGCGCTACTTACCGGAGATCACCTCGCGCTCGTACATCGCGATCTACGTCTTCATCGGCGCCGTTGTCGCCTCCTTTCTCACCGAGGTTGTGGGGCTGCTCGTCGCGATTGTTGCCCCCGCGGGCGCAACACCGATTGCGGCTCTGAAGACAGTCATGGGCGGCTTCGGTGCCTTCGCGGTGGCGGCCGTCATCCTCGGCGCGACGACTGCCAATGTGCTCAACCTCTACTCGAACACGATGTCCGCCAAAGTGCTCGATATCCGGCTGCCGCGCTGGCAGCTCGCGATCGTCGGTGGCGTCCTCGGGTTCGTCCTGGCGCTGATCGGCTACCAGAATTTCACTCAGAACTACCAGAACTTCCTGATTGTCTTGGACTACTGGATCATGCCCTGGCTCGCCGTCGTGCTCCTCGACTTCTATGTCTTCCGCCACCGTGAGCCGATGGGGTTCAGCGAGGCCGTTCCGGTGAACTGGAACGGGGTGATCGCGTGGTTCATCGGCCTGGGTGTCTCGCTGCTCTTCATCTCAGAGCAGTTCCAGGTTTTCGGCCTGAAAGCCCATGGACCGTTTGCCACCTGGTTCGGCGACGCGGATTTTGGTTACTTCATCGGCTTCGTCGTCGCCGGCGTGGTATACGTTCTGCTGAATCGCGGGGCGACGCGCAGCGCCAAGCAATAA
- a CDS encoding YciI family protein yields the protein MKYVLLFGDTKERAKQWDSMPEAQKVAAYGPINQWFGKYGSKITGGHELQPERTATTVKFNNGKAVVTDGPFIEGKEVIGGYAEVDVADLDEAIRMAKEWPTGGLVEVRPVVDRGEPQR from the coding sequence ATGAAATACGTATTGCTGTTCGGCGACACCAAGGAGCGGGCCAAGCAGTGGGACTCAATGCCCGAAGCCCAGAAGGTGGCGGCCTACGGCCCCATCAACCAGTGGTTCGGCAAATACGGGAGCAAGATCACCGGCGGCCACGAGCTTCAGCCAGAGCGGACGGCAACCACCGTCAAGTTCAACAATGGCAAGGCCGTCGTCACGGACGGCCCCTTCATCGAGGGCAAGGAAGTGATCGGCGGCTATGCCGAGGTCGATGTGGCCGACCTGGATGAGGCGATCAGGATGGCGAAAGAATGGCCGACCGGAGGGCTCGTCGAAGTCCGTCCGGTGGTCGATCGGGGCGAGCCGCAGCGATAA
- a CDS encoding cupin domain-containing protein produces MNEGEVREIAVVKRDQVTKGESSGAMTRQGAISADTVGSEGIFMGLSRLPAGMRSTTHYHTNCESSLYVLTGQGRFLSGPQLDRATPIEPGDFIFVPPNAPHTVINDGDVELVFIVARSAQRELVEDYDPDH; encoded by the coding sequence GTGAACGAGGGGGAAGTTCGAGAGATCGCGGTGGTCAAACGCGATCAGGTCACCAAGGGGGAGTCGTCGGGGGCGATGACGCGACAGGGGGCGATATCCGCCGATACGGTCGGTTCCGAAGGCATCTTCATGGGGCTCAGCCGTCTCCCAGCGGGGATGCGGAGCACGACTCACTATCACACCAACTGCGAATCCTCGCTCTATGTGTTAACCGGGCAGGGCCGATTCCTCAGCGGACCTCAACTCGATCGAGCCACTCCCATCGAGCCCGGCGACTTCATTTTCGTCCCACCGAATGCGCCGCACACGGTCATCAATGACGGCGACGTCGAGTTGGTCTTCATCGTCGCGCGCAGCGCGCAGCGCGAGCTCGTCGAGGACTACGACCCAGACCACTAG
- a CDS encoding nuclear transport factor 2 family protein translates to MMTSTDVRRFVDHALGLGNSGDLDGLAELFDPNVEMVGPDGTVKGSEAVRVAFDVLYTAFPGVQVEINRLIVEDDWVAYTATATGTHGGPLRLPDGRVIAPTNRSITLRMVNVRQVKDGRLTYIENSWDRLHLLSQLGLLPTSGG, encoded by the coding sequence ATGATGACATCGACCGACGTAAGGCGATTTGTCGACCACGCTCTAGGACTGGGCAACAGTGGCGATCTCGACGGACTGGCGGAGCTTTTTGACCCGAACGTAGAGATGGTGGGGCCGGACGGTACAGTCAAGGGTTCCGAGGCGGTGCGCGTGGCCTTTGATGTTCTCTATACCGCCTTCCCCGGCGTACAGGTCGAGATCAACAGGCTCATCGTCGAGGACGACTGGGTCGCTTACACCGCGACCGCCACGGGCACCCATGGAGGTCCGCTCCGGCTCCCTGATGGACGCGTGATAGCGCCCACCAATCGGTCGATTACTCTACGGATGGTAAATGTCCGACAGGTCAAGGACGGACGCCTAACCTACATCGAGAATAGTTGGGACCGCCTTCACCTGCTCAGTCAATTGGGCTTGCTCCCCACGTCAGGGGGGTAG
- a CDS encoding twin-arginine translocation signal domain-containing protein, whose translation MKDVHITRRQILKGAGAAGALGALAVPAAAFADGGNGGDQEERGIVGAWLIKVVPDGLASVPYKVLNLYTPGGGVAGVASNEMEPANLSTSVYGAWEQTGPHKFAITFLLFTFTPPGSPSGTLKIRAKAELSQDSGQISGPAVIEFAPPDASFFQVGTTTFTGTRITPEPI comes from the coding sequence ATGAAAGACGTACACATTACGCGGCGACAGATCCTGAAAGGCGCTGGAGCCGCTGGCGCCCTCGGTGCCCTGGCCGTCCCAGCGGCAGCGTTCGCGGATGGGGGCAACGGGGGCGACCAGGAAGAACGCGGGATCGTTGGGGCGTGGCTGATCAAAGTGGTTCCCGATGGACTGGCCTCGGTCCCGTACAAGGTCCTCAACCTCTACACGCCTGGCGGCGGCGTCGCCGGGGTGGCGAGCAATGAGATGGAGCCAGCCAATCTGAGCACGTCGGTCTACGGCGCCTGGGAACAAACCGGACCGCACAAATTCGCCATTACGTTTCTGCTCTTCACCTTTACGCCCCCGGGAAGTCCGTCGGGTACGCTGAAGATCCGGGCGAAGGCGGAGCTCAGTCAAGACAGCGGACAGATCTCCGGGCCGGCCGTTATCGAGTTTGCACCGCCTGACGCGAGCTTCTTCCAGGTTGGGACGACCACCTTCACCGGGACACGAATCACTCCCGAACCGATTTAA
- a CDS encoding nitroreductase family deazaflavin-dependent oxidoreductase — protein MDQPQRKTRVPFFVPIFNPIARRMLRGGVPLGPNALLTVRGRSSGLDRTTPVAVVAIGGRRWLIATFGDVNWARNLRAAGVATLTVNRRPEPIAARELPKAEAGAFFRDILTPYVSGMPLGRWMLGTMLGAREIFTDPEGAAQGHPVFEVQPRASGDSEGETGRPA, from the coding sequence ATGGATCAACCGCAACGTAAAACCCGCGTACCCTTCTTCGTTCCCATCTTCAATCCCATCGCTCGCCGAATGCTCCGCGGGGGCGTTCCACTCGGTCCAAATGCCCTCCTCACCGTTCGCGGCCGCAGCAGCGGCCTGGATCGAACCACCCCGGTGGCCGTCGTCGCGATTGGTGGCCGCCGCTGGCTGATCGCAACCTTCGGGGACGTGAATTGGGCTCGGAACCTGCGCGCCGCCGGCGTCGCCACGCTAACCGTCAACCGCCGGCCGGAGCCGATCGCGGCCAGGGAACTGCCGAAGGCCGAGGCGGGCGCCTTTTTCCGCGACATCCTTACGCCATATGTGAGTGGCATGCCCCTGGGCCGCTGGATGCTCGGCACGATGCTCGGAGCACGTGAGATTTTCACGGATCCGGAGGGTGCGGCGCAAGGCCATCCGGTCTTCGAGGTACAGCCCCGCGCTAGCGGTGATTCAGAGGGGGAGACGGGGCGACCGGCGTAA
- a CDS encoding sigma-70 family RNA polymerase sigma factor, which produces MADRRARRSPSGGRSGRAAAITGRQSATDAALTAIFREETGRLTAALVRALGDFDLAEELVQEALLEAVEHWPKDGIPDKPGAWLLTTARRKAVDLFRRQARFREKLALLEGASMRDDTAEGDDRLRLIFTCCHPALSREAQVALTLRAVAGLTTTEIARAFITSEATIAQRIVRAKRKIVDAKIPYRVPAERDMGERLAEVLAVLYLMFNEGYLATAGERASRRDLAEDAVWLAGLMVRLMPEEPEAMGLLALMRLHLARADSRFDQQGNLVLLQDQDRSQWDQERIAAAMVVLQRAAALQRAGPYQLQAAIAACHAEARSWQETDWRQIVALYDVLLELMPSPIVQLNRAIAHRYLNGAEAAMPEVDALEGTLDDYYLFHATRAELLRDLGRDAEGRAALARALELTANPAERALLQRRLG; this is translated from the coding sequence ATGGCCGACCGGAGGGCTCGTCGAAGTCCGTCCGGTGGTCGATCGGGGCGAGCCGCAGCGATAACCGGGAGGCAATCCGCGACCGACGCCGCGCTGACGGCCATCTTCCGCGAGGAGACCGGCCGGTTGACCGCGGCGTTGGTCCGGGCTCTCGGCGATTTCGACCTCGCCGAGGAGCTCGTCCAGGAGGCGCTGCTCGAGGCGGTCGAGCACTGGCCGAAGGACGGCATTCCGGACAAGCCCGGGGCCTGGTTGCTGACCACCGCGAGACGGAAGGCTGTCGACCTGTTCCGGCGCCAGGCGCGGTTCCGGGAGAAGCTCGCACTGCTCGAGGGAGCGTCAATGAGAGATGACACAGCGGAAGGAGACGACAGGCTTCGACTGATCTTTACGTGTTGTCACCCGGCACTGTCCCGCGAAGCCCAGGTGGCGCTGACGCTGCGGGCGGTGGCCGGCCTGACCACGACCGAGATCGCCCGCGCCTTCATCACCAGCGAGGCGACCATCGCGCAGCGCATCGTTCGGGCGAAGCGGAAGATCGTGGACGCGAAGATTCCGTACCGCGTTCCCGCCGAGCGGGACATGGGCGAACGCCTCGCGGAGGTCCTCGCGGTCCTCTACCTGATGTTCAATGAGGGCTACCTCGCGACGGCCGGCGAGCGGGCATCGCGCCGCGACCTTGCCGAGGATGCCGTCTGGCTGGCCGGGCTGATGGTCCGCCTGATGCCGGAAGAGCCGGAAGCGATGGGCTTGCTGGCGTTGATGCGTCTGCACCTCGCGCGCGCCGACAGCCGTTTCGACCAGCAGGGCAACCTGGTCTTGCTCCAGGACCAGGACCGGAGCCAGTGGGATCAGGAACGCATCGCCGCGGCGATGGTGGTGCTCCAGCGTGCCGCCGCGCTGCAGCGTGCTGGCCCCTACCAGCTCCAGGCGGCGATCGCTGCCTGCCATGCCGAGGCGCGCTCCTGGCAGGAAACGGACTGGCGGCAAATCGTGGCGCTCTACGATGTGCTGCTCGAGCTGATGCCGTCTCCGATTGTCCAGCTCAACCGCGCCATTGCCCATCGATACCTCAACGGGGCGGAGGCCGCCATGCCGGAGGTTGATGCCCTGGAGGGGACGCTCGACGACTATTACCTGTTCCACGCGACCCGCGCGGAACTGCTCCGCGATCTCGGCCGTGATGCCGAGGGTCGAGCAGCGCTGGCGCGCGCGCTCGAGCTGACGGCGAATCCCGCCGAGCGCGCCCTGCTGCAGCGTCGCCTGGGTTGA
- a CDS encoding VOC family protein: protein MFKPLRAAAALPAQDMARAKAFYRDKLGLTPTQDDPGGMMFALAAGTGFGVFPSSGKPSGTHTQMGIEVEDVEGAVKDLQAKGVKFEEYDMPGLKTVNGVATLGGSKVAWFKDSEGNLIVISLPVPVGAQARS from the coding sequence ATGTTCAAACCACTACGTGCGGCGGCGGCGCTTCCGGCGCAGGATATGGCACGGGCGAAGGCTTTCTATCGCGACAAACTTGGGTTGACGCCGACCCAGGATGATCCGGGCGGGATGATGTTTGCGTTAGCGGCGGGCACCGGTTTTGGGGTATTCCCCAGCAGTGGCAAGCCGTCCGGGACGCATACCCAAATGGGGATCGAGGTCGAGGATGTCGAGGGGGCCGTCAAGGACCTCCAGGCCAAGGGCGTCAAATTCGAAGAGTACGACATGCCCGGGCTCAAGACCGTCAATGGCGTCGCCACCCTTGGTGGGTCGAAGGTCGCGTGGTTCAAGGACTCGGAAGGCAACCTGATCGTCATCAGCCTTCCCGTGCCGGTCGGCGCGCAGGCGCGCTCCTGA
- a CDS encoding thioesterase family protein, with protein MRSIGVGQEGLLEQKVGPEHGADRLQNAGVTVLATPVLCHWFESAAVRAIAEQLEPGEASVGTRVGFEHLKATPVGMQVRVIARVAAVDGRRVDFEISAFDEVELVARGTHQRVVIDLERFLARVQGKRASALKGGPDVR; from the coding sequence GTGAGGTCGATCGGTGTCGGCCAGGAAGGGCTGCTCGAGCAGAAGGTCGGGCCCGAACACGGTGCCGACCGCCTCCAGAATGCCGGCGTGACGGTGCTGGCCACGCCAGTCCTGTGTCACTGGTTCGAGTCGGCGGCGGTTCGTGCGATTGCCGAACAGCTCGAACCCGGTGAGGCCAGTGTTGGCACCCGCGTCGGCTTCGAGCATCTCAAGGCCACACCGGTGGGGATGCAGGTTCGAGTGATCGCGCGCGTGGCCGCCGTCGACGGACGCCGGGTCGACTTCGAGATCTCGGCCTTCGACGAGGTCGAGTTGGTTGCTCGGGGCACGCACCAGCGCGTGGTGATTGACCTCGAGCGATTCCTCGCCCGTGTCCAGGGCAAGCGCGCCTCCGCCTTGAAGGGGGGTCCGGATGTCCGCTGA
- a CDS encoding sigma factor-like helix-turn-helix DNA-binding protein, producing the protein MQARATDASKSAVEALYRTHGDRIWRAVLAYTQDPEVASDAVAEAFAQALVRGDAVQSPIRWVWRSAFRIAAGMLEERTRSIALVGTESYEMPASRGELVASLATLPAKQRAALILFYYADYPISQIAYILRSNALAVRVNLSRGRKRLGRILEADHA; encoded by the coding sequence GTGCAAGCCCGAGCCACCGACGCGAGCAAGAGCGCCGTCGAGGCCCTCTACCGCACCCATGGGGATCGAATCTGGCGGGCGGTCCTGGCATATACGCAGGATCCCGAGGTGGCCAGCGATGCGGTGGCGGAAGCCTTCGCTCAGGCACTCGTTCGGGGCGATGCCGTTCAGTCGCCGATCAGGTGGGTCTGGCGGAGCGCGTTTCGGATCGCGGCTGGGATGCTCGAGGAGCGAACGCGATCGATTGCCTTAGTCGGAACGGAGTCGTACGAGATGCCGGCCAGCCGCGGAGAACTGGTCGCCTCGCTGGCCACACTGCCGGCAAAGCAGCGCGCTGCCCTCATTCTGTTCTATTACGCGGATTATCCAATCAGTCAGATCGCGTACATCCTGCGGTCAAACGCACTTGCCGTCCGGGTCAACCTGAGCCGCGGACGGAAACGCCTGGGCCGCATCCTGGAGGCAGACCATGCGTGA
- a CDS encoding DNA-3-methyladenine glycosylase 2 family protein: protein MARLIGQVAHFELVPQGPFDLETEAGRFGGWPRLGDAVVMAFPVEGWRSSAAVVMRQRGDSVTGDVHGADEADAERAWRQALATVSLDVDGQGFVDTGRRDPVIRRLQAEYKNLRPVLFHSPYEAACAFLIGHRISILQTRRIRQRMSEQAGATIEVDGTAFTAFPDPRALLRLESFPSVAPMKIERLHHVARAALEGTLDRARLRSLAEAEALTQLRTLPGIGEFFAQGILMRGAGLVDAVTDDDITPRAIQLLYGLRERPDRATVLKRAETWRPYRMWAVVLLNVWLRSQPPEVMGRRQVRSRPK, encoded by the coding sequence ATGGCCAGACTCATCGGTCAGGTCGCCCATTTCGAACTGGTTCCCCAGGGCCCATTCGACCTCGAAACGGAGGCTGGTCGCTTTGGTGGCTGGCCCCGGCTTGGCGACGCGGTCGTGATGGCCTTTCCAGTGGAAGGCTGGCGGAGCTCTGCGGCCGTGGTGATGCGTCAGCGCGGGGACTCCGTCACGGGTGACGTACACGGCGCCGATGAGGCCGACGCTGAGCGCGCCTGGCGGCAGGCGCTGGCAACGGTCTCGCTCGACGTCGACGGCCAAGGCTTCGTCGACACCGGACGCCGCGATCCTGTCATCCGCCGGCTGCAGGCCGAATACAAGAATCTTCGGCCGGTGCTGTTTCACTCACCCTACGAGGCCGCCTGCGCCTTCCTCATCGGACACCGGATCTCGATCCTTCAGACGCGCCGCATTCGGCAGCGGATGTCGGAGCAAGCGGGCGCGACGATCGAGGTCGACGGCACCGCGTTCACGGCGTTTCCCGACCCCCGCGCGCTGCTTCGGCTCGAGAGCTTTCCCAGCGTGGCGCCCATGAAGATCGAACGCCTGCACCACGTCGCACGCGCTGCGCTCGAGGGCACATTGGATCGCGCGCGGCTGCGGTCGCTAGCCGAGGCCGAGGCCTTGACGCAGCTGCGTACCCTGCCCGGCATCGGCGAATTCTTTGCGCAAGGCATTTTGATGCGCGGCGCCGGGCTCGTGGACGCCGTCACCGACGATGACATCACGCCGCGGGCGATCCAGCTGCTGTATGGGCTTCGCGAGCGTCCTGACCGAGCCACGGTTCTTAAACGCGCGGAGACCTGGCGGCCTTACCGGATGTGGGCAGTGGTCCTATTGAACGTCTGGCTTCGCAGCCAGCCGCCGGAGGTCATGGGCCGCCGCCAGGTACGCAGCCGGCCGAAGTAA
- a CDS encoding TetR/AcrR family transcriptional regulator, which yields MSPVATTHPVRSHKEDRQQALVLAAFNQIAERGFEGLRTREVAAGVGLNIATLHYYFPTKEALIRGVVAHSMDRFRSTLAPHGSPGDQLRNHLRAVRKLLRDEPEVGAVMGELALRSARDPSLARIMGEAFQAWHRTLRGLLQRAARDGHLARELDTDDVAALIMATLTSMTLPSTADRTDRAFRQLERWLGLVPQKARRNKSSN from the coding sequence ATGAGCCCGGTCGCTACGACGCATCCCGTCCGCTCACACAAGGAGGACCGCCAGCAGGCGCTCGTCCTGGCGGCCTTCAACCAGATCGCCGAACGCGGTTTCGAAGGACTGCGAACGCGCGAGGTCGCGGCGGGTGTCGGCCTGAACATCGCAACGCTGCACTATTACTTCCCCACCAAGGAAGCGCTGATCCGGGGCGTGGTGGCGCACTCCATGGATCGCTTTCGCTCGACGCTGGCTCCACATGGCTCTCCGGGAGATCAGCTTCGCAACCACCTGCGGGCGGTGCGCAAGCTGCTGCGTGATGAACCCGAGGTGGGCGCGGTTATGGGTGAGCTGGCGCTGCGGTCGGCACGGGACCCATCATTGGCGCGGATCATGGGCGAGGCATTCCAGGCCTGGCATCGGACGTTGAGGGGCCTGCTGCAGCGGGCGGCCCGGGACGGGCACCTGGCGCGCGAGCTCGACACCGACGACGTGGCGGCCCTGATCATGGCGACCCTGACGAGCATGACCCTTCCGAGCACTGCCGACCGCACCGATCGGGCCTTCCGCCAGCTGGAACGGTGGCTGGGACTCGTGCCACAGAAGGCGCGGCGGAATAAATCAAGCAACTGA